DNA from Paludisphaera mucosa:
GCAAGCTCCTCCGCTACGATCAGGCCATCGACGAACGCGGCCGGTGCTGCGTGTCGTTCGCGAGCATGGTGTTCCACGAGGCAGACGCCGCGAACGCCTGACGGCGCCCGTCTGGGCCCGCGACTCTCCACTCCCTGGCCGCTGCCGCCTGCGCCGACTACAATAAGGTTTTCGCAAGAATCGGCGTCTTCGCCGGCTACCGAGGGCTTTGCGAGGCGAGAGGTCGATGACCGCAGAGGGGCGATCCAAGCTGGTGATCCTGGGGATCGGCGACGACGGAACGGCGGGGCTGACCGAGAGCGCCCGCCGGATCCTGGCCGAGGCGGATTTGATCCTGGGCCCCGCCTCGACGCTGGCGCAGGTGGGCCGGGTCCCGGGCCGGAAGGTCATCCTCGAGGCCGAGATGCCCGCGGCGCTGGAGCAGGTCCGGGCGTCGCAATCGGCGTCGCGGCCGGTGCTCGTCTGCGGCGGCGACCCGCTGTTCTACGGCGTCGCCCGTTATCTCTGCGACCGCCTCGGCAAGGACGCCTTCGAGGTCGTCCCGCACGTCAGCAGCATGCAGCTCGCCTTCGCCCGCGTGAAGGAAAGCTGGGAGGACGCCTACCTGACCAGCCTGGCGAGTCGGCCGATCGAGTCGGTCATCGATCGGATCCGGACGGCCGAGAAGGCGGGGCTCTTCTCCAGCGATCAGCACCAGCCCGGCAAGGTGGCACGCGCGCTTCTGGACCACGGCGTCGATTACTTCCGGGCGTATGTCTGCGAGAATCTCGGCTCGCCCGACGAGCGGGTCACGCAGGCGGAGCTCGGCGAGCTGGTGGGCATGGATTTCTCCCCCCTCAACGTGCTGATCTTGATCCGAAAGGCGGGCGGCCCGGATCAGGTCGGTCGCAAGGGGGGCCGTCGTCTCTTCGGCAACCCCGAAGACGCCTTCGCCGAGGGGCGGTCCGCGACCGGCCTGGTCACGCAGGCCGAGGTCCGCGCGATGGCCCTGGCTCAGCTCGACATCCGGCCGACGAGCGTCGTGTGGGACGTCGGGGCCGGCAGCGGCTCGCTGGCGATCGAGGCGGCGCAGCTGGCCAGCCTGGGGGCGGTCTATGCGATCGAGCCCGAGGCGGTGGACGTCGCGCTGATCCGGTCCAACGCCGAGGCCTTCGGGACGGCCAACGTCCGGGCCGTCGCCGGCCGCGCCCCCGAGGCCCTGGCCGACCTCCCCGACCCCGACGCCGTCTTCATCGGGGGGCTGGGACGGCAGTTCGACCCGCTCATCGAGGCGGCGTACGGCCGGCTCCGCGCGGGGGGGACGCTGGTCGTGAACGTGGCGACGCTCGAATCCCTCTCGTCGTCCTACGGCGCGATGAAGCGGCTGGGCGAGCCGGTCCGGGTGTGGAACGTCATGATCTCGAGGGGCGTCGAGCAGATGGAGACGCTCCGGTTCGACGCGATCCCCCCTTCCTTCCTGCTGGCCGTGACCAAGTCGGGGGCGGGGCGGGGCTGATTCCCCAGGCCCGGCGTCGCCCGCGAGGATCGATTCGAAGGATGAATCAAGGTATGCCTGTCGCCGCCGACGTGGAACTGGACCTGATCGCCGTGGGGGCGCACCCGGACGACGTCGAGATCGCCTGCGGCGGCACCCTCGCCAAGCTCGCGCGCAAGGGCTACGCGGTCGGGATCGTCGACCTGACCGACGGCGAGCCCACGCCCCTGTCCCCGGGCCCGGACGTGCGTCTCGAGGAGGCTCGGTGCGCCGCGGAAGTCCTCGGCGTCCAGACGCGGATCAACTTGAACCTACCGAATCGCCGCCTCTTCGACGGCTTCGAGGCGCGCGTCGCCCTGGCCAAGGTCTTCCGGCGGCATCGCCCCAAGGTGGTCCTCGGGTTCGGCGGCAAGACCGTGATGGCGTCGCCCGACCATTACCAGGCCATGCTCATCACCGATGCGGCCGTCTTCTACAGCCGACTGACCAAGTGGGACGAGCACTTCGACGGCCTGCCCCCCCACACAATCCAGAACCAATTGAGTTTTCCGTTGGCGCTCCATGGGTTAGACTTGCCCGAAGCCTCGGGTTTCCTGGTCGCCGACATGGGGAGCACGCTGGACGTGAAGCTCGAAGCCGTCCGGTGCTATCAGACACAGTTCCCCGCGAGCAAAGTAGGTATCTACAAGGCCGTGGAAACCATGAATCGCTATCACGGGCTGACGGCCGGATACGAGGCGGGCGAGCTTTTCCTGACCTACAGGTCGGTCGGCGTCGACGACCTGATGCGCTGGGCGAGCCCGGCCCACGCGCGGACCTGAGGTCGACGCCGCGTCCGACGGGGCTCCGTCGCGGGCGCCTCCGGGTCGTCGGATCGTGCAAGGAACAAGGCAAAGGCGGTTCTCGTGGCCGTGTTATCCAGCCTGAAGCGATGGTGGCAACGAACGTTCGGCGGACGGTCCGGCCACGACCCGGAAGCGACCGACGAGTTCGCCACCCTCTCGTCGCTCACGCTCGACCCCGGTCGCCTGCGGCTGAAAGTGGGGGTCGTCTCGGTCCGCGGGAACTACCGCGAGCATAACGAAGACAACTATTTCGTGCCCGGCCGCCGTCCCGTCCGCCACGACGTCCTCAACGAGAGCGGCGACCACTCGACGATGACGATGGAGTCGTCGAACCTCTTCATCGTCGCCGACGGGATGGGGGGGCAGCAGGGGGGCGAGCAGGCCAGCCTCATGGCCGTCGAGCTGATCCCGCGCGAGGTCGCCAAGCGGCTGGCGCCCGACCAATGCGAGCCGCGTCACGTCCAGGAGGCGATCCGCGAGGCCGTCGCCCACGTCAACCAGGAGATCCTGGGAAGCTCGGGAGCGATCACGGAGTTTTCGAACATGGGGACCACCGTGGTCCTCGCCCAGTTCCGCCCCGACAAGGTCTACGTCGCCGGCATCGGCGACTCGCGCGCCTACCGTCTCCGCGACGGCGTCCTTGAGCGGCTCACCAAGGACCATTCGCTGGCCGACGCGCTCCTCGACGCCGGCACGATCACGGCCGAGGAACTGCCCAACCACAAGTTCAAGAACGTCCTCTACCTCTACCTGGGGAGTAAGGACGCTCGGGGGGGGCCCGAGGATTTCCGGGTGATGGACGTCCGCAGCGGCGACCGTTTCCTGATGGCCAGCGACGGCCTGACGGGGGTCGTCGCCGATGTGGAACTCGGCCGCGTGCTGGGTGGCGTCGACGATCCCCAGGAGGCGGCCTTGGTGCTCAAGAACCTGGCGCTCGCGAACGACTCGAAGGACAACGTCACATGCCTGATCGTCCACGTCGTCGCCCAGCAATAGCCCGACCCGCAGGCCCTCGCGACGCCTCGCGGTCGGCCCTCTTCGGGTTTTCAAGGCACCTGGCGATGAAAGTCGGGCGATGATCGGGTTGGACGAGTTCGTGGAGTGCGTAGACCGTTCCGGCCTGATATCTCCGGCCGACCTGGCGACGGCGCGCGCGCGGTTCGGCCGCTTGGATTCCGTGGGACTCGCCCGAAGGCTCGTGCAACAGGGCCTCCTCACCCAGTACCAGGCCCGCAAGCTGCTGGCGGGGGCGACCCGCGGCTTCTTCCTGGGGGGCTATCGCATCCTCCGCCCGCTCGGCGAGGGCGGCATGGGCAAGGTCTACCTGGCCGCGCACGAGAAGGACGGCGAGAAGGTCGCGATCAAGGTGCTCCCGCCCCGCCGCGCCCAGGAGGAGGTCAACAGCCTGGCCCGGTTCCGGCGTGAGATGGAGCTCTCGATGCGTTGCAACCACCCCAACGTGGCCCGGACCCTGACCTTCGGCAGCGACGGCGACGTCCACTTCATGGTCCTGGAGTACATCCCGGGCCTCAGCCTGTTCGACATGGTCAAGAGCGAGCGACACGGCCCGTTGAGGGTGGCGGCGGCCTCGCGTCTGTTCCTCCGGATCGCCAGCGGTCTGCAGGCGGCGCACGCGGCCGGGATCGTGCATCGCGACATCAAGCCATCGAACATCATGATCACCCCCGAGGGCGACGCGAAGATCCTCGACCTCGGCCTGGCGAAGGCCCTGGGCGAGGAAGGCGGTCTCACCCGCGCCAACACGGTCCTGGGTACGCTCGACTACGCCAGCCCCGAGCAACTGCGCGACGCCAGCGGGGCCGACGTCCGCAGCGACCTCTACAGCCTCGGGTGTACGCTCTACTTCGCCCTCGCCGGCGACCCGCCGTTCGGCGGCGGCGACGCGATCAACAAGATCTTCAAGCAGCGGATGGAAGACCCGGAACCCATCGAGCGGGTTGCGAAGGGCGTGCCGCCGGCGTTCGCCGCCATCGTCCGCAAGCTGATGGCGAAGGAACCTGCCGACCGTTATCAAACCTGCGCCGAGCTGCGCACCGACCTGGAGCGTTGGACCGACGCCATGTTCGTCCGCTCGCTGCTGGGGTCCGCGGCCGAGACGGCCCACGCCTTCCACCCGCCGCCGCCGGTCCTCGAGGAGGACGACCTGCGTCTGCTGACCGCCGATTCGAGCCCCAGCGTGATCTCGCTTCGAAGCCTCGGCGAGGCCGAGCCGACGCCGGCTCCCCGTCGGCGCACGCCCCCGCCTCCGCTCAAGGCCCGATACCGGCCGCTCGCAGATCCCGAGCGCCGTTCCGTGCTCGCCGGCGACTCGCGTTGGCTCGTCCACTTCTCCCTGATCGCCCTGGCGATCGGCCTGGTCGCCATCCTCGCCATCGCCCTCCTCCTGCATTCCTGACGCCGGCGATGGATCGGACGGTGGACTTTTGTATCATGGGAGACTGTGGCGGTCCATACCGGGAGCCGATACTCGCGAGGCGCCATGACGTCGGGACGTAAGAAGCGGGGCGGAGCTTCCGCGACGGAGCCGGGCGGGGGGGCGGACGTCCTCGACCTCTTCCTGCCGCCGGTCGCTTCGTGGTTTCGCGCCACGCTGGGCGAGCCCACGCTTCCCCAGCGCTTGGGATGGGGTGCGATCGCGGCGGGCCAAAATACGCTGGTCGCCGCGCCGACGGGATCGGGCAAGAGCCTGGCCGCCTTCCTGGCCGGGCTTGACCTCCTCTGGCGATCGCCGACTCGCGGCCGGGGCGTGCGGATCCTCTACATCTCGCCCCTCAAGGCCCTCAACGCGGACGTCCACCGCAACCTGAGCGTCCCTCTCGAAGGGATCCTGGAAGAGGCCGAGGCGTCCGGGACCCCCTTGCGACCGCTCTCGACGGCCGTGCGAAGCGGAGACACGCCCGCGAGCGAACGCGCGCGGATCCTTCGCAAGCCTCCCGAGATCCTCATCATCACGCCCGAGTCGCTGCACCTGATGCTGACCTCGGCGGCGCGGGAGACGCTCCGCAAAGTCTCCCACGTCGTCGTCGACGAGATCCACGCCCTCTGCGGCGACAAGCGCGGGGTCTTCCTCGCCCTGCTGCTCGAACGCCTCGAAGCGCTGGGGACCGGCCGGCCGTTCGTCCGAATCGGGCTATCGGCCACGCAGAAGCCGCTCGAAGAGGTCGCCCGCTACCTGGGGGGGCTCCGGCCGACGGCGACGGGCGGCACCGAATTCCGACCCGTGACGATCGTCGACGCCAGCGGCCGGAAGCCGATGGATCTTCGCGTGATCTGGCCTTCCTCGGAAGCCGGCGGCGGTCTCGGCCCTCCCGGGTCGATCTGGCCGGCGATCGAGGATCGCGTGCTGGGGCTGGTCGAGGAGCATCGTTCGACCCTGATCTTCGCCAACAACCGCCGCACCGTCGAGAAGCTGACCGCCCGGCTCAACGAGCTGGCGAATCGAGACGTCGAGGGCGAGGCCGCCGGCGATTCCAGGGGAGACGCGACCCCGTTTCGCGCCCATCACGGCAGCCTGAGTCTTCAGGAGCGGCGCACGACGGAAGAGATGCTCAAGAACGCCGACCTCAAGGGGGTCGTGTCGACGGCCTCGCTGGAGCTGGGCATCGACATGGGCGAGGTCGATCTCGTCTGCCAGGTGGAGTCGCCGGGAAACGTGGCTCGCGGCCTCCAGCGGGTGGGGCGATCGGGCCACCTCGTCGGCGGGACCAGCCGGGGCCGATTGATCGCCAAGACGCCGAGCGACCTCCTGGAGAACGCAGCGCTCGCCCGGGCGATGCTCGCGGGCGACATCGAACCCCTCCGGGTCCCCCGCAACTGCCTCGACGTCCTCTCGCAGCAGGTCGTCGCCTGCGTGGCCGTCGATCGCTGGGACGCACCCGCCCTCTACGAGCTGGTGAAGCGGGCTTACCCGTTCAGCGAGCTGCCGGCGGAGGCGTTCGAGCGCGTGCTGAGCCTGGTCTCGGGGCGCTACTCGACGGGCTCGATCCGCGACCTGCGGGCGCGGGTGGCCTGGGATCGGATCCACAACCGCCTGGCGGCGCTGCCGGGGACCTCCCGCCTGGCGCTGACCGGAGGAGGCACGATCCCCGACGTCGGCCATTATCCCGTCTACCTGGGCGAGGGAGGGCCCAAGCTCGGCGAACTGGATGAAGAGTTCGTGTTCGAGAGGCGGGTGGGCGAGAGCTTCATGCTCGGCAACAGCGCATGGCGGATCGACCTCATCGACGTCCACAAGGTCGTCGTCAGCCCCGCCGGCGGGAGTCAGGTCGTGATGCCCTTCTGGAGGGGCGAGACGAACCCGCGTTCGCTCGAACTGGGCAAGGCGGTCGGCGTCCTGACTCGCGAGATCGCCGGCGGCCTCGACGATCCCGGTCTCGCCGGCCGGCTGGAGGCCGAATGCCGGCTCGAACCACCCGCCGCGCGGTTCCTGATCCGCCACGTCGGCCGTCAGCAGCGGCTGGCCGGCGTCGTCCCCGATGACCGGACCGTCCTCGTCGAGAGCTTCCGCGACCCCACCGGCGAGATGGCGCTCGCCGTGCTTTCCCCCTACGGACGTATGCACCTGGGACTTAAGTTCGCCCTGCTCGCGCGGATCCAGGATCGCTACGGCTTCACGGCGTCGTGCCTCCACGGCGACGACGGCCTGCTGTTCCGCCTACCGCAGACGGACGAACCGCCGCTCGACCTGCTCGACGGCCTTGACGGCGCCGAGGCTGACCGCCTCATCCGCCGCGTCCTCCCCGACACGGCCCTCTTCGGCCTACGCTTCCGCCAGAATGCAGGCCGGGCCCTCCTGATGCCGCGTCCCGACCCGGCCAAACGTACCCCGCTCTGGCTCCAGCGCCTACGAGCCAAGGACCTGCTCGGAGTCGTCGGCGACTTCCCGGACCACCCGATCGTCGTCGAGACGTATCGCGAGTGCCTGGACGACGACCTGCAGATGCCCAGGCTCCGGCGATTCCTAGACGACATCGCGGCGGGGTCGATCCGGGTCGCGAGGCGATCGGCCGAGCTGGCCTCGCCGTTCGCCTCGGACCTCGTCTTCCAGTTCACCATGGCTTACATGTACGAGTGGGACGAGCCCCGACGGAAGCCCGAGCCGACCGCGTCGGCGGCGGTGGACGAGTCGTTGCTCGACGGTCTCCTGCACGGCCTGGAGGCCGGCCGGACGCTCGACGAGCAGGCGATCGGTCGAGTCGAGGGCCGTCTCCGCCACCGCGGACGGCCTCCCAGGACGGCTGACGAGATGGGCGAGACGCTCCGCACCCTCGGAGACCTCGCCGCATCGGAGCTGGACGGCCCGATGGAGGGTTTCGCGAACGAATTGGCCGCGCAGGGACGGGCCGTGAAGATCGAGCTGCCGGGGGCCGCCGAACCCGGGCGCTGGATCTCGGCCGAGGAGCACGCACTCTACCTAGCGGCGTTCGCGACGCCCGACGAGGCCGACCCGGGGGCGGTCGAGACCATCGTGCGCCGATTCCTCCGGACTCACGCCCTTGTCGGCCTGACCGACGTCCTCGGTCGCTATCCTCTGGCCGCGGCGACCGCCCGGACGCTGCTCGAAGATTGGGTGGAATCGAGCGGCGTCGTCCGGATCGATCACGGGGAGGACGGCCCGCGATGGGCCGAGCGCGAAAACCTCGCCGAGATCCAGCGGCTGACGCTCGCCCAGCGCCGTCGCGAGAGCGTGGCCGTGGCGCCCGAGGTCTTCGCCGACTTCGTCGCCCGCCGCCAGCACGTCCACCCCGACGATCGTCTCGCGGGCGTCGAGGGCGTCGAGGCGACCCTCGACCAGCTCCAGGGCTTCGCCGCGACCGCCCTCGCCTGGGAGGAGGAGCTGCTCCCGCGGCGGGTCGCCGGATTCGTCGGGTCCTGGCTCGACGACGCCCTCGCCCGCGGCGGTTGGGCGTGGCGCGCGGCGGCCGAGGGGGTCGGAGAGCCCCTCGTCGCGATCGTCGCCCGCGAATTCTTTGGCGGCCGGCGGGAGCCGGCCGAACCGATTTCGATCGGGGACGCCGAGCAAGGCGTTCTGGAAGCGCTGGGGCACCGCGGGGCGTCGTTCGCGGCCGATCTGGCACGAGCGACGGCGATCGAGCCGATGGCGCTGCGGAGGTCGTTGCGATCGCTCATGCGATTGGGAAAGGTGAGCAACGACCGCTTCGACCCCCTACGTCCGGGCGCCTTCGACATCCTCGACGTGGCGGCGTCGGTGCCACGCGGCGGCCTGCGTCGCCCTCGTGTGCGCCGGACGGACCTCGCGCGCCCCGAGGGCCGCTGGGACGTCGTGCCGCCGGCCGACGACGATCTCGAGCGCCGCGCCTTGGCCTGGATCGAGGTCCTTTTCGCACGCTACGGCGTTCTGACGCGGGAGACGACGGCGATGGACCCCTGGGGCCCTCCCTGGTCGGAGTTGTATCCGCACCTCGCCCGCCTGGAGTTGAGGGGCGAGATCCGCAGGGGCTATTTCGTGGAGGGCCTGTCGGGGGTGCAGTACGCGACCGAGGAGGCGGCGGAAGGGCTCGGCTCGCTGGCGTCGGCCGCCGGCCGCGAACACCCCGAGATCCTGATCCCCGCGGGCGACCCGGCCAATCTCTACGGGGCCGGGGCGCCTCTCGACGTGGCGCTGCTGGAAGGCGGCTCGGCCCGGCTGAGTCGGTCGCCCGGCAATTACCTCGTCCTCCGGGGCGGTCGACCGGTCCTGATCATGGAGGCGTATGGGAAGCGGCTCACCGGGTTGGCCTCGGCGTCGCAGGCCGAGCTGGACTCCGCACTCGCCCGGGTCCTCGACCTCGTCTCGACGGAGCGCCGGGTCTTCAAGGTCGAGACCTACAACGGCCAGCCTTCGCTGGCGAGCCCCGCTGCGGAGCGGCTCGCCGAGTTGGGTTTCGTGAGGGACTATCCCGCGATGACGTATTACGCCGCCTGGTCGGCGAACGGCGTTTGAAGTTTCCATGGATCGGCCGAACTCGGACGGGCGCGGGTTTGCCTTGGGGCTGCGAAGGTTGTAGCCTCGATTGAAGGTCGAGCCGAGCGGTCAGGTCCTGTTGGAGTCGCCCGTTCACGATGTCCGTCAACACCGCGACGAGCCCCGAGAACCGGATCTACGACTGCATCGTGATCAGCGACCTCCACCTCGGCAGCGCGGTCTGTCAGGCCAGGCTGCTGGAGGAGTTCCTGATCTGGGCGTTCGGCCACTGCCGCACCCTGGTCATCAACGGCGACATCTTCGACGACCTGAACTTCAAACGCCTCAGCAAGCGGCATTTCGCCTGCCTGAAAGAGATCCGCCGCAACAGCGACCGTGCCGACGTCCGCGTGGTGTGGGTCCGAGGGAACCACGACGGGCCGGCCGAGATCGTCAGCCACATCGTCGGCGTCGACATCCACGACGAATACGTCTTCGACGACGGCCGGATCCGGCTCCTCATCCTCCACGGCGACCAGTTCGACACGATCGTCAGCGACTACCCCTGGCTGACCGACCTGGCCTGCGGGGCTTTTTATTACATCCAGAAATGGATGCCGCACCAGGCCGCCCGCTGGATCCGCCGCCTGACCAAGAAGTTCCAGCGCAACAGCCAGCTCATCGAGCATCGGGCGGCCGAATACGCCCGCGGCCGAGGGTTCCGCTTCGTGACCTGCGGCCATACCCATCTGCCCCTGACGGCCGAGCACGACGGCGTCGTCTACATCAACAGCGGGACCTGGACGGAGACGCCGCCCTGTCCCTTCGTCGTCGTGGATGGAGATGAGATCCGCCTCGAATTCTGGCCCCTGCCGGCTTTCGTCCTCGACCCCGAATCGATCGAGCGCTCCGAACCGACGCCGGGGCCGACGGCCCCGGTCCTGCCGGCCCTCGGCTGACGATCTCCGCGATCGGCACGGCGTTTCCATGCCGATGGTCGTCGGAAGGCGTCCGGCGACCGTCCTCTCGGCCGCGCGCCCTCCGCCCCGAAGCAGGAGCCTACCCTTGGAGCAGACTCGACCGGAACGCGATTCGATGGGCGAGATGGACGTGCCGGTCGACGCCTACTACGGCGCCCAGACCGAGCGCGCGAGGCGGAATTTCGAGATCGGCTCGCTGAGGTTCCCCCGCGCGTTCCTGCGCGCGCTCGGCCTCATCAAGAAAAGCGCCGCCGGGGTCAACCGGGATTTGGGTCTGCTCGAGGCGAAGCTCAGCGTCCTGATCGAGGAGGCCGCCCAGGAAGTCGCCGACGGCCGCCGCGATGACCAGTTCCCGCTGCTGATCTTCCAGACCGGCAGCGGGACGTCGACGAACATGAACGCCAATGAGGTCATCGCCGGCCTGGCGAACGAGAAAGCGACGGGCGAGCGAGGCGGTCGGTCTCCCGTGCATCCCAACGACGCCGTCAATATGGGTCAGTCGTCGAACGACGTCATCCCCACGGCGATCCACGTCGCGGCGTGCGAGGAGATCCACAAGCGGTTGCTCCCCTCCCTGGAACGGCTCCGGAACGCCCTCGACGAGCGAGCCGAGGCTTTCGACGCGGTCGTCAAGATCGGTCGAACGCACCTCCAGGATGCGGTCCCGATCCGGCTCGGCCAGGAATTTTCGGGCTACGCGGCCCAGGTCGAGCACGCCTTG
Protein-coding regions in this window:
- the cbiE gene encoding precorrin-6y C5,15-methyltransferase (decarboxylating) subunit CbiE; this translates as MTAEGRSKLVILGIGDDGTAGLTESARRILAEADLILGPASTLAQVGRVPGRKVILEAEMPAALEQVRASQSASRPVLVCGGDPLFYGVARYLCDRLGKDAFEVVPHVSSMQLAFARVKESWEDAYLTSLASRPIESVIDRIRTAEKAGLFSSDQHQPGKVARALLDHGVDYFRAYVCENLGSPDERVTQAELGELVGMDFSPLNVLILIRKAGGPDQVGRKGGRRLFGNPEDAFAEGRSATGLVTQAEVRAMALAQLDIRPTSVVWDVGAGSGSLAIEAAQLASLGAVYAIEPEAVDVALIRSNAEAFGTANVRAVAGRAPEALADLPDPDAVFIGGLGRQFDPLIEAAYGRLRAGGTLVVNVATLESLSSSYGAMKRLGEPVRVWNVMISRGVEQMETLRFDAIPPSFLLAVTKSGAGRG
- a CDS encoding PIG-L family deacetylase; the protein is MNQGMPVAADVELDLIAVGAHPDDVEIACGGTLAKLARKGYAVGIVDLTDGEPTPLSPGPDVRLEEARCAAEVLGVQTRINLNLPNRRLFDGFEARVALAKVFRRHRPKVVLGFGGKTVMASPDHYQAMLITDAAVFYSRLTKWDEHFDGLPPHTIQNQLSFPLALHGLDLPEASGFLVADMGSTLDVKLEAVRCYQTQFPASKVGIYKAVETMNRYHGLTAGYEAGELFLTYRSVGVDDLMRWASPAHART
- a CDS encoding PP2C family protein-serine/threonine phosphatase; this encodes MAVLSSLKRWWQRTFGGRSGHDPEATDEFATLSSLTLDPGRLRLKVGVVSVRGNYREHNEDNYFVPGRRPVRHDVLNESGDHSTMTMESSNLFIVADGMGGQQGGEQASLMAVELIPREVAKRLAPDQCEPRHVQEAIREAVAHVNQEILGSSGAITEFSNMGTTVVLAQFRPDKVYVAGIGDSRAYRLRDGVLERLTKDHSLADALLDAGTITAEELPNHKFKNVLYLYLGSKDARGGPEDFRVMDVRSGDRFLMASDGLTGVVADVELGRVLGGVDDPQEAALVLKNLALANDSKDNVTCLIVHVVAQQ
- a CDS encoding serine/threonine-protein kinase, translated to MIGLDEFVECVDRSGLISPADLATARARFGRLDSVGLARRLVQQGLLTQYQARKLLAGATRGFFLGGYRILRPLGEGGMGKVYLAAHEKDGEKVAIKVLPPRRAQEEVNSLARFRREMELSMRCNHPNVARTLTFGSDGDVHFMVLEYIPGLSLFDMVKSERHGPLRVAAASRLFLRIASGLQAAHAAGIVHRDIKPSNIMITPEGDAKILDLGLAKALGEEGGLTRANTVLGTLDYASPEQLRDASGADVRSDLYSLGCTLYFALAGDPPFGGGDAINKIFKQRMEDPEPIERVAKGVPPAFAAIVRKLMAKEPADRYQTCAELRTDLERWTDAMFVRSLLGSAAETAHAFHPPPPVLEEDDLRLLTADSSPSVISLRSLGEAEPTPAPRRRTPPPPLKARYRPLADPERRSVLAGDSRWLVHFSLIALAIGLVAILAIALLLHS
- a CDS encoding DEAD/DEAH box helicase, translating into MTSGRKKRGGASATEPGGGADVLDLFLPPVASWFRATLGEPTLPQRLGWGAIAAGQNTLVAAPTGSGKSLAAFLAGLDLLWRSPTRGRGVRILYISPLKALNADVHRNLSVPLEGILEEAEASGTPLRPLSTAVRSGDTPASERARILRKPPEILIITPESLHLMLTSAARETLRKVSHVVVDEIHALCGDKRGVFLALLLERLEALGTGRPFVRIGLSATQKPLEEVARYLGGLRPTATGGTEFRPVTIVDASGRKPMDLRVIWPSSEAGGGLGPPGSIWPAIEDRVLGLVEEHRSTLIFANNRRTVEKLTARLNELANRDVEGEAAGDSRGDATPFRAHHGSLSLQERRTTEEMLKNADLKGVVSTASLELGIDMGEVDLVCQVESPGNVARGLQRVGRSGHLVGGTSRGRLIAKTPSDLLENAALARAMLAGDIEPLRVPRNCLDVLSQQVVACVAVDRWDAPALYELVKRAYPFSELPAEAFERVLSLVSGRYSTGSIRDLRARVAWDRIHNRLAALPGTSRLALTGGGTIPDVGHYPVYLGEGGPKLGELDEEFVFERRVGESFMLGNSAWRIDLIDVHKVVVSPAGGSQVVMPFWRGETNPRSLELGKAVGVLTREIAGGLDDPGLAGRLEAECRLEPPAARFLIRHVGRQQRLAGVVPDDRTVLVESFRDPTGEMALAVLSPYGRMHLGLKFALLARIQDRYGFTASCLHGDDGLLFRLPQTDEPPLDLLDGLDGAEADRLIRRVLPDTALFGLRFRQNAGRALLMPRPDPAKRTPLWLQRLRAKDLLGVVGDFPDHPIVVETYRECLDDDLQMPRLRRFLDDIAAGSIRVARRSAELASPFASDLVFQFTMAYMYEWDEPRRKPEPTASAAVDESLLDGLLHGLEAGRTLDEQAIGRVEGRLRHRGRPPRTADEMGETLRTLGDLAASELDGPMEGFANELAAQGRAVKIELPGAAEPGRWISAEEHALYLAAFATPDEADPGAVETIVRRFLRTHALVGLTDVLGRYPLAAATARTLLEDWVESSGVVRIDHGEDGPRWAERENLAEIQRLTLAQRRRESVAVAPEVFADFVARRQHVHPDDRLAGVEGVEATLDQLQGFAATALAWEEELLPRRVAGFVGSWLDDALARGGWAWRAAAEGVGEPLVAIVAREFFGGRREPAEPISIGDAEQGVLEALGHRGASFAADLARATAIEPMALRRSLRSLMRLGKVSNDRFDPLRPGAFDILDVAASVPRGGLRRPRVRRTDLARPEGRWDVVPPADDDLERRALAWIEVLFARYGVLTRETTAMDPWGPPWSELYPHLARLELRGEIRRGYFVEGLSGVQYATEEAAEGLGSLASAAGREHPEILIPAGDPANLYGAGAPLDVALLEGGSARLSRSPGNYLVLRGGRPVLIMEAYGKRLTGLASASQAELDSALARVLDLVSTERRVFKVETYNGQPSLASPAAERLAELGFVRDYPAMTYYAAWSANGV
- a CDS encoding UDP-2,3-diacylglucosamine diphosphatase — protein: MSVNTATSPENRIYDCIVISDLHLGSAVCQARLLEEFLIWAFGHCRTLVINGDIFDDLNFKRLSKRHFACLKEIRRNSDRADVRVVWVRGNHDGPAEIVSHIVGVDIHDEYVFDDGRIRLLILHGDQFDTIVSDYPWLTDLACGAFYYIQKWMPHQAARWIRRLTKKFQRNSQLIEHRAAEYARGRGFRFVTCGHTHLPLTAEHDGVVYINSGTWTETPPCPFVVVDGDEIRLEFWPLPAFVLDPESIERSEPTPGPTAPVLPALG